The following are from one region of the Bos mutus isolate GX-2022 chromosome 18, NWIPB_WYAK_1.1, whole genome shotgun sequence genome:
- the LOC102264875 gene encoding optic atrophy 3 protein homolog yields the protein MRAKMRLMGFNAETIKPLNEEAAAELGAELLGEATIFLVACGCLVLEYSRQKTQQRRKEGEQLAAWDAMRDEVDHLALVLEALQAQVQAAPPLGALEELQAQMREVRARLCVQDLPPAPQEEPTPRDEGPPDPGLGQD from the coding sequence ATGCGGGCCAAGATGCGCCTCATGGGCTTCAATGCGGAAACCATCAAGCCGTTGAACGAGGAGGCAGCTGCGGAGCTGGGCGCCGAGCTGCTGGGCGAGGCCACCATCTTCTTGGTGGCCTGCGGCTGCCTGGTGCTGGAGTACTCGCGACAAAAGACGCAACAGCGTCGCAAGGAGGGAGAGCAGCTCGCCGCCTGGGACGCGATGCGCGACGAGGTGGACCACCTGGCGCTGGTGCTGGAGGCCCTGCAGGCGCAGGTGCAGGCGGCGCCGCCGCTGGGCGCCCTGGAGGAGCTGCAGGCGCAGATGCGAGAGGTGCGCGCCCGGCTCTGCGTCCAGGACCTGCCGCCGGCGCCCCAGGAAGAGCCCACACCAAGGGATGAGGGGCCGCCAGACCCAGGtctcggacaggactga
- the VASP gene encoding vasodilator-stimulated phosphoprotein isoform X4, producing MLYDDSNKRWLPAGTGPQAFSRVQIYHNPTANSFRVVGRKMQPDQQVVINCAIVRGVKYNQATPNFHQWRDARQVWGLNFGSKEDATQFANGMASALEALEGGGPPPPPPPTAPPTWSAQNGPSPEEMEQQKRQQQSELMERERRASNTGGPPAPSAGAPPPPPGPPPPPGPPPPPGLSSSGVSAATQGAGGGPPPAPPLPTAQGPSGGGTGAPSLASAIAGAKLRKVSKQEEASAGPMAPKAESSRSTGGGLMEEMNAMLARRRKATQVGEKPAKDESANQEESDARVPAHSESVRRPWEKNSTTLPRMKSSSSVTTSEAHPATPSSSDESDLERVKQELLEEVRKELQKVKEEIIEAFVQELRKRGAP from the exons ATGCTCTATGATGACAGCAACAAGCGCTGGCTGCCCGCCGGCACGGGCCCGCAGGCCTTCAGCCGCGTCCAGATCTATCACAACCCCACCGCCAACTCCTTCCGGGTGGTCGGCCGCAAGATGCAGCCGGACCAGCAG GTGGTCATCAACTGTGCCATCGTCCGGGGTGTCAAGTATAACCAGGCCACCCCCAACTTCCACCAGTGGCGCGATGCCCGGCAGGTCTGGGGCCTCAACTTTGGCAGCAAGGAGGATGCCACGCAGTTTGCCAACGGCATGGCCAGCGCCCTAGAGGCCTTGGAAG GAGGtgggcccccgcccccgccaccacCTACAGCGCCTCCCACCTGGTCTGCCCAGAATGGCCCCTCGCCAGAGGAGATGGAGCAGCAGAAAAG gcagcAGCAGTCAGAGCTCATGGAGCGGGAGCGCAGAGCCTCCAACACAG gAGGCCCGCCTGCTCCCTCAGCTGGGGCACCACCACCGCCCCCAGGACCTCCCCCTCCTCCgggtccacccccaccccctggtcTCTCCTCCTCAGGGGTCTCGGCTGCCACGCAGGGAGCAGGGGGAGGCCCACCCCCGGCACCCCCTCTCCCTACAGCACAAGGCCCCAGTGGTGGAGGGACTGGGGCCCCCAGCCTGGCCTCAGCCATTGCTGGTGCCAAACTCAGGAAAGTTAGCAAG CAGGAAGAGGCTTCAGCGGGGCCTATGGCCCCCAAAGCTGAGAGCAGTCGAAGCACGGGTGGAGGCCTCATGGAAGAGATGAACGCCATGCTGGCCCGGAG AAGGAAAGCCACGCAAGTTGGGGAGAAACCCGCCAAGGATGAATCTGCCAAT CAGGAGGAGTCAGACGCCAGAGTCCCAGCCCACAGTG AATCTGTGCGGAGACCCTGGGAGAAGAACAGCACAACCTTGCCAAG GATGAAGTCGTCTTCTTCAGTGACCACTTCCGAGGCCCACCCCGCTACGCCTAGTTCCAGTGACGAGTCAGACCTGGAGAGGGTGAAACAG GAGCTTCTGGAAGAGGTGAGGAAGGaattgcagaaagtgaaagaggaaataatTGAAG CCTTTGTTCAGGAGCTGAGGAAGCGGGGTGCCCCCTGA
- the VASP gene encoding vasodilator-stimulated phosphoprotein isoform X2, with protein MSETVVCTSRATVMLYDDSNKRWLPAGTGPQAFSRVQIYHNPTANSFRVVGRKMQPDQQVVINCAIVRGVKYNQATPNFHQWRDARQVWGLNFGSKEDATQFANGMASALEALEGGGPPPPPPPTAPPTWSAQNGPSPEEMEQQKRQQQSELMERERRASNTGGPPAPSAGAPPPPPGPPPPPGPPPPPGLSSSGVSAATQGAGGGPPPAPPLPTAQGPSGGGTGAPSLASAIAGAKLRKVSKEEASAGPMAPKAESSRSTGGGLMEEMNAMLARRRKATQVGEKPAKDESANQEESDARVPAHSESVRRPWEKNSTTLPRMKSSSSVTTSEAHPATPSSSDESDLERVKQELLEEVRKELQKVKEEIIEAFVQELRKRGAP; from the exons ATGAG cGAGACGGTTGTGTGCACCAGCCGGGCCACGGTGATGCTCTATGATGACAGCAACAAGCGCTGGCTGCCCGCCGGCACGGGCCCGCAGGCCTTCAGCCGCGTCCAGATCTATCACAACCCCACCGCCAACTCCTTCCGGGTGGTCGGCCGCAAGATGCAGCCGGACCAGCAG GTGGTCATCAACTGTGCCATCGTCCGGGGTGTCAAGTATAACCAGGCCACCCCCAACTTCCACCAGTGGCGCGATGCCCGGCAGGTCTGGGGCCTCAACTTTGGCAGCAAGGAGGATGCCACGCAGTTTGCCAACGGCATGGCCAGCGCCCTAGAGGCCTTGGAAG GAGGtgggcccccgcccccgccaccacCTACAGCGCCTCCCACCTGGTCTGCCCAGAATGGCCCCTCGCCAGAGGAGATGGAGCAGCAGAAAAG gcagcAGCAGTCAGAGCTCATGGAGCGGGAGCGCAGAGCCTCCAACACAG gAGGCCCGCCTGCTCCCTCAGCTGGGGCACCACCACCGCCCCCAGGACCTCCCCCTCCTCCgggtccacccccaccccctggtcTCTCCTCCTCAGGGGTCTCGGCTGCCACGCAGGGAGCAGGGGGAGGCCCACCCCCGGCACCCCCTCTCCCTACAGCACAAGGCCCCAGTGGTGGAGGGACTGGGGCCCCCAGCCTGGCCTCAGCCATTGCTGGTGCCAAACTCAGGAAAGTTAGCAAG GAAGAGGCTTCAGCGGGGCCTATGGCCCCCAAAGCTGAGAGCAGTCGAAGCACGGGTGGAGGCCTCATGGAAGAGATGAACGCCATGCTGGCCCGGAG AAGGAAAGCCACGCAAGTTGGGGAGAAACCCGCCAAGGATGAATCTGCCAAT CAGGAGGAGTCAGACGCCAGAGTCCCAGCCCACAGTG AATCTGTGCGGAGACCCTGGGAGAAGAACAGCACAACCTTGCCAAG GATGAAGTCGTCTTCTTCAGTGACCACTTCCGAGGCCCACCCCGCTACGCCTAGTTCCAGTGACGAGTCAGACCTGGAGAGGGTGAAACAG GAGCTTCTGGAAGAGGTGAGGAAGGaattgcagaaagtgaaagaggaaataatTGAAG CCTTTGTTCAGGAGCTGAGGAAGCGGGGTGCCCCCTGA
- the VASP gene encoding vasodilator-stimulated phosphoprotein isoform X3, with protein MSETVVCTSRATVMLYDDSNKRWLPAGTGPQAFSRVQIYHNPTANSFRVVGRKMQPDQQVVINCAIVRGVKYNQATPNFHQWRDARQVWGLNFGSKEDATQFANGMASALEALEGGGPPPPPPPTAPPTWSAQNGPSPEEMEQQKRQQQSELMERERRASNTGGPPAPSAGAPPPPPGPPPPPGPPPPPGLSSSGVSAATQGAGGGPPPAPPLPTAQGPSGGGTGAPSLASAIAGAKLRKVSKQEEASAGPMAPKAESSRSTGGGLMEEMNAMLARRRKATQVGEKPAKDESANEESDARVPAHSESVRRPWEKNSTTLPRMKSSSSVTTSEAHPATPSSSDESDLERVKQELLEEVRKELQKVKEEIIEAFVQELRKRGAP; from the exons ATGAG cGAGACGGTTGTGTGCACCAGCCGGGCCACGGTGATGCTCTATGATGACAGCAACAAGCGCTGGCTGCCCGCCGGCACGGGCCCGCAGGCCTTCAGCCGCGTCCAGATCTATCACAACCCCACCGCCAACTCCTTCCGGGTGGTCGGCCGCAAGATGCAGCCGGACCAGCAG GTGGTCATCAACTGTGCCATCGTCCGGGGTGTCAAGTATAACCAGGCCACCCCCAACTTCCACCAGTGGCGCGATGCCCGGCAGGTCTGGGGCCTCAACTTTGGCAGCAAGGAGGATGCCACGCAGTTTGCCAACGGCATGGCCAGCGCCCTAGAGGCCTTGGAAG GAGGtgggcccccgcccccgccaccacCTACAGCGCCTCCCACCTGGTCTGCCCAGAATGGCCCCTCGCCAGAGGAGATGGAGCAGCAGAAAAG gcagcAGCAGTCAGAGCTCATGGAGCGGGAGCGCAGAGCCTCCAACACAG gAGGCCCGCCTGCTCCCTCAGCTGGGGCACCACCACCGCCCCCAGGACCTCCCCCTCCTCCgggtccacccccaccccctggtcTCTCCTCCTCAGGGGTCTCGGCTGCCACGCAGGGAGCAGGGGGAGGCCCACCCCCGGCACCCCCTCTCCCTACAGCACAAGGCCCCAGTGGTGGAGGGACTGGGGCCCCCAGCCTGGCCTCAGCCATTGCTGGTGCCAAACTCAGGAAAGTTAGCAAG CAGGAAGAGGCTTCAGCGGGGCCTATGGCCCCCAAAGCTGAGAGCAGTCGAAGCACGGGTGGAGGCCTCATGGAAGAGATGAACGCCATGCTGGCCCGGAG AAGGAAAGCCACGCAAGTTGGGGAGAAACCCGCCAAGGATGAATCTGCCAAT GAGGAGTCAGACGCCAGAGTCCCAGCCCACAGTG AATCTGTGCGGAGACCCTGGGAGAAGAACAGCACAACCTTGCCAAG GATGAAGTCGTCTTCTTCAGTGACCACTTCCGAGGCCCACCCCGCTACGCCTAGTTCCAGTGACGAGTCAGACCTGGAGAGGGTGAAACAG GAGCTTCTGGAAGAGGTGAGGAAGGaattgcagaaagtgaaagaggaaataatTGAAG CCTTTGTTCAGGAGCTGAGGAAGCGGGGTGCCCCCTGA
- the VASP gene encoding vasodilator-stimulated phosphoprotein isoform X1, translating into MSETVVCTSRATVMLYDDSNKRWLPAGTGPQAFSRVQIYHNPTANSFRVVGRKMQPDQQVVINCAIVRGVKYNQATPNFHQWRDARQVWGLNFGSKEDATQFANGMASALEALEGGGPPPPPPPTAPPTWSAQNGPSPEEMEQQKRQQQSELMERERRASNTGGPPAPSAGAPPPPPGPPPPPGPPPPPGLSSSGVSAATQGAGGGPPPAPPLPTAQGPSGGGTGAPSLASAIAGAKLRKVSKQEEASAGPMAPKAESSRSTGGGLMEEMNAMLARRRKATQVGEKPAKDESANQEESDARVPAHSESVRRPWEKNSTTLPRMKSSSSVTTSEAHPATPSSSDESDLERVKQELLEEVRKELQKVKEEIIEAFVQELRKRGAP; encoded by the exons ATGAG cGAGACGGTTGTGTGCACCAGCCGGGCCACGGTGATGCTCTATGATGACAGCAACAAGCGCTGGCTGCCCGCCGGCACGGGCCCGCAGGCCTTCAGCCGCGTCCAGATCTATCACAACCCCACCGCCAACTCCTTCCGGGTGGTCGGCCGCAAGATGCAGCCGGACCAGCAG GTGGTCATCAACTGTGCCATCGTCCGGGGTGTCAAGTATAACCAGGCCACCCCCAACTTCCACCAGTGGCGCGATGCCCGGCAGGTCTGGGGCCTCAACTTTGGCAGCAAGGAGGATGCCACGCAGTTTGCCAACGGCATGGCCAGCGCCCTAGAGGCCTTGGAAG GAGGtgggcccccgcccccgccaccacCTACAGCGCCTCCCACCTGGTCTGCCCAGAATGGCCCCTCGCCAGAGGAGATGGAGCAGCAGAAAAG gcagcAGCAGTCAGAGCTCATGGAGCGGGAGCGCAGAGCCTCCAACACAG gAGGCCCGCCTGCTCCCTCAGCTGGGGCACCACCACCGCCCCCAGGACCTCCCCCTCCTCCgggtccacccccaccccctggtcTCTCCTCCTCAGGGGTCTCGGCTGCCACGCAGGGAGCAGGGGGAGGCCCACCCCCGGCACCCCCTCTCCCTACAGCACAAGGCCCCAGTGGTGGAGGGACTGGGGCCCCCAGCCTGGCCTCAGCCATTGCTGGTGCCAAACTCAGGAAAGTTAGCAAG CAGGAAGAGGCTTCAGCGGGGCCTATGGCCCCCAAAGCTGAGAGCAGTCGAAGCACGGGTGGAGGCCTCATGGAAGAGATGAACGCCATGCTGGCCCGGAG AAGGAAAGCCACGCAAGTTGGGGAGAAACCCGCCAAGGATGAATCTGCCAAT CAGGAGGAGTCAGACGCCAGAGTCCCAGCCCACAGTG AATCTGTGCGGAGACCCTGGGAGAAGAACAGCACAACCTTGCCAAG GATGAAGTCGTCTTCTTCAGTGACCACTTCCGAGGCCCACCCCGCTACGCCTAGTTCCAGTGACGAGTCAGACCTGGAGAGGGTGAAACAG GAGCTTCTGGAAGAGGTGAGGAAGGaattgcagaaagtgaaagaggaaataatTGAAG CCTTTGTTCAGGAGCTGAGGAAGCGGGGTGCCCCCTGA
- the PPM1N gene encoding probable protein phosphatase 1N isoform X3: MAALARLLERLLWPARKEEEAEEEEEGCRSPNRPQSLLEAPRCAQRPHGGAAAAWGLRFGASAVQGWRAHMEDAHCACLALPGLPPGWAFFAVLDGHGGARAALFGARHLKGQVLEALGPEPSEPQGVCEALRRAFLSADARLRALWPRGEPGGSTAVALLVSPRFLYLAHCGDSRAVLSRAGAVAFSTEDHRPLRPRERERIHDAGGTISRRRLEGSLAVSRALGDFAYKEAPGRPPEQQLVSAEPEGSLDNMTCLLVCFPGAPRPCEEAIRKEVLLDAALGRRVAEPPSLNTVFRTLASEDIPDLPPGGGLYCKATVIAEAYSQFCQASRQRCVKGQKGPEEPTGALSVSALHLEA; encoded by the exons ATGGCGGCCCTTGCCCGCCTGCTGGAACGTCTCCTTTGGCCAGCCCGCAAGGAAGAGGAGgcggaggaagaagaggagggatgCAGGTCTCCCAACCGGCCTCAGTCCCTCCTAGAAGCGCCGCGTTGCGCCCAGCGGCCGCACGGGGGTGCGGCGGCGGCGTGGGGTCTGCGCTTCGGGGCTAGCGCAGTGCAGGGCTGGCGCGCACACATGGAGGATGCTCATTGCGCTTGCCTTGCGCTACCTGGGCTGCCCCCGGGCTGGGCTTTCTTCGCAGTCCTCGACGGCCACGGCGGGGCAAGAGCCGCCCTCTTCGGCGCGCGCCACCTGAAGGGCCAGGTACTTGAGGCTCTAGGCCCGGAGCCCAGCGAGCCCCAGGGAGTGTGCGAAGCACTGCGCCGCGCCTTTCTGAGCGCAGACGCGCGCCTGCGTGCTCTCTGGCCCCGCGGCGAGCCGGGGGGCTCCACCGCTGTGGCGTTACTGGTTTCCCCGCGCTTTCTGTACCTGGCGCACTGCGGTGACTCTCGCGCGGTGCTAAGTCGCGCCGGCGCCGTGGCCTTCAGCACCGAGGACCATCGGCCCCTCCGTCCCCGAGAACGTGAACGCATCCATGACGCGGGTGGCACCATCAGCCGTCGGCGCCTCGAGGGCTCTTTGGCAGTGTCCAGAGCACTGGGAGACTTTGCCTACAAAGAGGCTCCAGGAAGGCCCCCAGAACAGCAACTCGTTTCCGCGGAGCCTGAG GGCAGCCTGGACaacatgacctgcctcctggtcTGCTTTCCGGGGGCTCCCAGACCTTGTGAGGAGGCCATCAGGAAGGAGGTACTGCTCGATGCAGCCCTGGGACGCAGAGTTGCAG AGCCCCCCAGCTTGAACACAGTTTTCAGGACTCTGGCCTCTGAGGACATCCCGGATTTACCTCCTGGGGGAGGACTCTACTGCAA GGCCACAGTCATCGCTGAAGCTTATTCTCAGTTCTGCCAGGCCTCAAGACAGCGCTGCGTG AAGGGGCAGAAAGGGCCTGAGGAACCCACTGGCGCCCTTTCAGTCTCTGCCTTGCACTTGGAGGCTTAA
- the PPM1N gene encoding probable protein phosphatase 1N isoform X1 yields MAALARLLERLLWPARKEEEAEEEEEGCRSPNRPQSLLEAPRCAQRPHGGAAAAWGLRFGASAVQGWRAHMEDAHCACLALPGLPPGWAFFAVLDGHGGARAALFGARHLKGQVLEALGPEPSEPQGVCEALRRAFLSADARLRALWPRGEPGGSTAVALLVSPRFLYLAHCGDSRAVLSRAGAVAFSTEDHRPLRPRERERIHDAGGTISRRRLEGSLAVSRALGDFAYKEAPGRPPEQQLVSAEPEVTALARQAEDEFMLLASDGVWDAMSGSALAGLVASRLCLGLAPELLCAQLLDTCLCKGSLDNMTCLLVCFPGAPRPCEEAIRKEVLLDAALGRRVAELCASASEPPSLNTVFRTLASEDIPDLPPGGGLYCKATVIAEAYSQFCQASRQRCVKGQKGPEEPTGALSVSALHLEA; encoded by the exons ATGGCGGCCCTTGCCCGCCTGCTGGAACGTCTCCTTTGGCCAGCCCGCAAGGAAGAGGAGgcggaggaagaagaggagggatgCAGGTCTCCCAACCGGCCTCAGTCCCTCCTAGAAGCGCCGCGTTGCGCCCAGCGGCCGCACGGGGGTGCGGCGGCGGCGTGGGGTCTGCGCTTCGGGGCTAGCGCAGTGCAGGGCTGGCGCGCACACATGGAGGATGCTCATTGCGCTTGCCTTGCGCTACCTGGGCTGCCCCCGGGCTGGGCTTTCTTCGCAGTCCTCGACGGCCACGGCGGGGCAAGAGCCGCCCTCTTCGGCGCGCGCCACCTGAAGGGCCAGGTACTTGAGGCTCTAGGCCCGGAGCCCAGCGAGCCCCAGGGAGTGTGCGAAGCACTGCGCCGCGCCTTTCTGAGCGCAGACGCGCGCCTGCGTGCTCTCTGGCCCCGCGGCGAGCCGGGGGGCTCCACCGCTGTGGCGTTACTGGTTTCCCCGCGCTTTCTGTACCTGGCGCACTGCGGTGACTCTCGCGCGGTGCTAAGTCGCGCCGGCGCCGTGGCCTTCAGCACCGAGGACCATCGGCCCCTCCGTCCCCGAGAACGTGAACGCATCCATGACGCGGGTGGCACCATCAGCCGTCGGCGCCTCGAGGGCTCTTTGGCAGTGTCCAGAGCACTGGGAGACTTTGCCTACAAAGAGGCTCCAGGAAGGCCCCCAGAACAGCAACTCGTTTCCGCGGAGCCTGAGGTGACCGCCCTGGCACGCCAAGCGGAGGACGAGTTCATGCTCTTGGCTTCTGATGGCGTGTGGGACGCGATGTCCGGGTCTGCCCTAGCGGGACTGGTGGCATCGCGCCTCTGTTTGGGCTTGGCCCCGGAGCTTCTCTGCGCGCAGCTGTTGGACACGTGTCTTTGCAAG GGCAGCCTGGACaacatgacctgcctcctggtcTGCTTTCCGGGGGCTCCCAGACCTTGTGAGGAGGCCATCAGGAAGGAGGTACTGCTCGATGCAGCCCTGGGACGCAGAGTTGCAG AGCTGTGTGCTTCTGCCTCAGAGCCCCCCAGCTTGAACACAGTTTTCAGGACTCTGGCCTCTGAGGACATCCCGGATTTACCTCCTGGGGGAGGACTCTACTGCAA GGCCACAGTCATCGCTGAAGCTTATTCTCAGTTCTGCCAGGCCTCAAGACAGCGCTGCGTG AAGGGGCAGAAAGGGCCTGAGGAACCCACTGGCGCCCTTTCAGTCTCTGCCTTGCACTTGGAGGCTTAA
- the PPM1N gene encoding probable protein phosphatase 1N isoform X2, which translates to MAALARLLERLLWPARKEEEAEEEEEGCRSPNRPQSLLEAPRCAQRPHGGAAAAWGLRFGASAVQGWRAHMEDAHCACLALPGLPPGWAFFAVLDGHGGARAALFGARHLKGQVLEALGPEPSEPQGVCEALRRAFLSADARLRALWPRGEPGGSTAVALLVSPRFLYLAHCGDSRAVLSRAGAVAFSTEDHRPLRPRERERIHDAGGTISRRRLEGSLAVSRALGDFAYKEAPGRPPEQQLVSAEPEGSLDNMTCLLVCFPGAPRPCEEAIRKEVLLDAALGRRVAELCASASEPPSLNTVFRTLASEDIPDLPPGGGLYCKATVIAEAYSQFCQASRQRCVKGQKGPEEPTGALSVSALHLEA; encoded by the exons ATGGCGGCCCTTGCCCGCCTGCTGGAACGTCTCCTTTGGCCAGCCCGCAAGGAAGAGGAGgcggaggaagaagaggagggatgCAGGTCTCCCAACCGGCCTCAGTCCCTCCTAGAAGCGCCGCGTTGCGCCCAGCGGCCGCACGGGGGTGCGGCGGCGGCGTGGGGTCTGCGCTTCGGGGCTAGCGCAGTGCAGGGCTGGCGCGCACACATGGAGGATGCTCATTGCGCTTGCCTTGCGCTACCTGGGCTGCCCCCGGGCTGGGCTTTCTTCGCAGTCCTCGACGGCCACGGCGGGGCAAGAGCCGCCCTCTTCGGCGCGCGCCACCTGAAGGGCCAGGTACTTGAGGCTCTAGGCCCGGAGCCCAGCGAGCCCCAGGGAGTGTGCGAAGCACTGCGCCGCGCCTTTCTGAGCGCAGACGCGCGCCTGCGTGCTCTCTGGCCCCGCGGCGAGCCGGGGGGCTCCACCGCTGTGGCGTTACTGGTTTCCCCGCGCTTTCTGTACCTGGCGCACTGCGGTGACTCTCGCGCGGTGCTAAGTCGCGCCGGCGCCGTGGCCTTCAGCACCGAGGACCATCGGCCCCTCCGTCCCCGAGAACGTGAACGCATCCATGACGCGGGTGGCACCATCAGCCGTCGGCGCCTCGAGGGCTCTTTGGCAGTGTCCAGAGCACTGGGAGACTTTGCCTACAAAGAGGCTCCAGGAAGGCCCCCAGAACAGCAACTCGTTTCCGCGGAGCCTGAG GGCAGCCTGGACaacatgacctgcctcctggtcTGCTTTCCGGGGGCTCCCAGACCTTGTGAGGAGGCCATCAGGAAGGAGGTACTGCTCGATGCAGCCCTGGGACGCAGAGTTGCAG AGCTGTGTGCTTCTGCCTCAGAGCCCCCCAGCTTGAACACAGTTTTCAGGACTCTGGCCTCTGAGGACATCCCGGATTTACCTCCTGGGGGAGGACTCTACTGCAA GGCCACAGTCATCGCTGAAGCTTATTCTCAGTTCTGCCAGGCCTCAAGACAGCGCTGCGTG AAGGGGCAGAAAGGGCCTGAGGAACCCACTGGCGCCCTTTCAGTCTCTGCCTTGCACTTGGAGGCTTAA